The Verrucomicrobium spinosum DSM 4136 = JCM 18804 genome includes a region encoding these proteins:
- the ligA gene encoding NAD-dependent DNA ligase LigA: MPPAAALETASLRVAHLREEIEHHNRLYYQNAAPEISDQAFDALLRELQDLEKAHPSLITPDSPTQRVGGTPLDGFKQIAHPVPMMSLDNTYSEEEMRDFFQRLVKGLGREKVRCTIEPKVDGVAVAVRYEAGALKYAATRGDGRMGDDITQNLRTIRALPLRLPAKVPQTFEVRGEVYMTRAGFDKMNQEREEAGEPRFANPRNATAGSLKQLDPRLVAKRPLQVIFYGVGDVGEARLTSQDDIHKLLHDAGLPMAAHIWHAESADEVIAAIHQLDEKRKALPYDTDGAVVKVDAFAEQRDLGATSKAPRWAIAYKYQPEQAETRLLSVDIQVGRTGALTPVARLVPVFLSGSTVSNATLHNFEEIVRKDIRVGDFVIIEKAGEIIPAVVAVNKEKRTGEEKEVPVPVHCPVCQSPVVKDEAQVAIRCTNPNCPEQVKRRLEHFTHRGAMDIRGLGEQMVAQLVDAHLAITPADLYDLNTHALSKLERQGAKSIENLLKGLEESKKQAPWRLIFGLGILHVGASSARSLMDHFGAVDALARASVEDLLKVQDIGGIVAQSIHGWFQVPANQALLDRLRSSGLQFDNPKTEQASDTFAGTSWVITGTLSESREVIAELIRTHGGKMVSSVSSKTTYLLAGEEAGSKLEKAAKLGVKVLSEADFRAMLPG, translated from the coding sequence ATGCCCCCCGCTGCAGCCCTTGAAACCGCCTCCCTTCGTGTCGCCCACCTCCGCGAGGAGATCGAGCACCACAACCGGCTGTACTATCAGAATGCCGCCCCGGAGATCTCGGACCAGGCCTTCGATGCACTGCTGAGGGAGCTACAGGACCTGGAGAAGGCCCATCCCAGCCTGATCACCCCCGACTCCCCCACCCAGCGAGTGGGCGGAACCCCGCTGGACGGATTCAAACAAATAGCTCATCCCGTGCCCATGATGAGCCTGGACAACACCTACTCCGAGGAGGAGATGAGGGACTTCTTTCAGCGACTGGTGAAGGGCCTGGGACGCGAGAAGGTTCGTTGCACCATTGAACCCAAGGTGGATGGCGTGGCTGTGGCAGTGCGCTATGAGGCAGGGGCATTGAAATACGCAGCCACGCGCGGCGATGGCCGCATGGGCGATGACATCACCCAAAACCTCCGGACCATTCGCGCCCTCCCCCTGCGGCTTCCGGCGAAGGTGCCCCAGACCTTTGAAGTGCGCGGTGAGGTGTACATGACTCGCGCCGGCTTTGACAAGATGAACCAGGAACGGGAGGAGGCGGGAGAGCCACGCTTTGCCAATCCTCGCAACGCCACCGCCGGGTCCCTGAAGCAACTGGACCCACGACTGGTGGCCAAGCGCCCGCTACAAGTGATTTTCTACGGCGTGGGGGATGTGGGCGAAGCCCGTCTCACCAGTCAGGACGACATCCACAAGCTGCTGCACGATGCCGGCCTGCCCATGGCCGCGCACATCTGGCATGCGGAATCGGCCGACGAGGTGATTGCCGCCATCCACCAGCTGGACGAAAAGCGCAAGGCGCTGCCTTATGACACGGATGGTGCTGTCGTAAAGGTGGACGCCTTTGCCGAGCAGCGGGATCTGGGAGCGACCAGCAAGGCGCCCCGGTGGGCCATCGCGTACAAGTACCAGCCCGAGCAGGCGGAGACTCGCTTGCTGTCGGTGGACATTCAGGTCGGTCGTACGGGTGCCCTCACCCCGGTAGCTCGCCTGGTGCCGGTGTTCCTGAGTGGCAGCACAGTCTCCAACGCCACCCTTCACAACTTCGAGGAAATTGTCCGAAAAGACATCCGTGTAGGCGACTTTGTCATCATTGAAAAGGCCGGCGAGATCATCCCCGCAGTCGTCGCGGTGAACAAGGAAAAGCGAACCGGGGAAGAGAAGGAGGTCCCCGTGCCCGTCCACTGCCCGGTGTGCCAGAGCCCGGTAGTAAAGGACGAGGCCCAAGTGGCCATCCGCTGCACGAATCCGAACTGCCCGGAGCAGGTGAAACGGCGTCTGGAACATTTCACCCACCGCGGGGCCATGGACATCCGCGGCCTGGGCGAGCAAATGGTGGCACAACTCGTGGATGCCCACCTGGCCATCACCCCCGCCGACCTCTACGATCTGAACACCCACGCGCTCTCAAAACTGGAACGGCAGGGGGCCAAAAGCATCGAGAACCTGCTAAAAGGGTTGGAGGAAAGCAAGAAGCAGGCTCCATGGCGGCTGATCTTTGGCCTGGGAATTCTCCACGTCGGTGCCTCGTCCGCGAGATCATTGATGGACCATTTTGGAGCGGTTGATGCACTGGCCAGGGCGAGTGTGGAAGACTTGCTCAAGGTCCAGGACATTGGCGGCATTGTTGCCCAGAGCATTCACGGTTGGTTCCAAGTCCCTGCGAATCAGGCGCTACTTGACCGCCTGCGCAGCTCCGGACTCCAGTTTGACAACCCCAAGACGGAACAGGCGAGCGACACTTTTGCAGGCACCTCATGGGTGATCACCGGGACGCTGAGCGAATCACGTGAGGTGATTGCCGAACTGATCCGCACCCATGGCGGGAAGATGGTTTCCAGCGTGAGCAGCAAGACCACCTACCTGCTCGCAGGGGAAGAGGCAGGGAGCAAGCTGGAGAAGGCCGCCAAACTGGGAGTTAAGGTCCTGTCAGAAGCTGATTTTCGCGCGATGCTGCCCGGATAG
- a CDS encoding PQQ-binding-like beta-propeller repeat protein — MNRSLLLPLITLSAVTFSSVGIRAEEWSRFRGPNGSGVADVGNLPATFEGANTAWKVAVGPGWSSPVLWKDKVILTAETGEGKRAVECLNASDGSVAWKFEVPYHPHKQHKFNAFASSTPFVDAERIYVNWTNGDAVEALALDHQGKLLWRKENLAPYVHEHGSGASAVVADGVMLVRCESELPEGEGGGTSCLLGLDIATGNTKWKLPLPNSKNPYSTPLVRKTAKGSEFIMADTTSGFFGVDAATGKMTWQHNPGFTQRSVGSFAYAKDIIFGTMGSGGGGKESAVLKLGADKPTELYRLVMGIPYVPTPLVVGDLMYLLGDGGILKCVKLETGEEVYNERVIGTQGRSTKYFSSPVAADGKIYCSSQTGDVVVVKAGPQFEILATNKLDGPINATPAIGHGRVYVRTDTSLWALGAKTVAVP; from the coding sequence ATGAACCGCTCGTTGCTGCTCCCGCTCATCACCCTTTCTGCCGTGACCTTTTCCTCCGTGGGGATTCGGGCCGAGGAATGGTCCCGTTTCCGCGGTCCCAACGGCAGCGGCGTTGCCGATGTGGGCAACCTTCCCGCCACCTTTGAGGGGGCCAACACGGCCTGGAAGGTTGCGGTGGGCCCGGGGTGGTCATCTCCCGTGTTGTGGAAGGACAAGGTCATCCTCACAGCCGAGACTGGCGAAGGGAAGCGGGCAGTCGAGTGCCTCAATGCCTCGGATGGCTCCGTGGCCTGGAAGTTCGAGGTTCCTTACCACCCCCACAAACAGCACAAGTTTAATGCTTTCGCCTCCTCCACCCCGTTTGTGGATGCGGAGCGCATCTATGTAAACTGGACGAATGGTGATGCGGTGGAGGCGCTCGCGCTGGATCACCAGGGGAAGCTCCTCTGGAGAAAGGAGAATCTCGCACCTTATGTTCATGAGCACGGCTCTGGGGCTTCCGCCGTGGTTGCTGACGGTGTGATGCTGGTCCGTTGCGAATCAGAGCTTCCAGAAGGCGAAGGCGGGGGCACCAGCTGCCTGCTGGGGCTGGATATCGCCACAGGCAACACCAAGTGGAAGCTGCCGTTGCCCAACAGCAAGAATCCCTACAGCACCCCTCTTGTGCGGAAGACCGCCAAAGGGAGTGAATTCATCATGGCCGACACCACCAGCGGATTCTTTGGCGTGGACGCTGCCACTGGCAAGATGACCTGGCAGCACAATCCCGGTTTTACCCAGCGCAGTGTGGGGTCGTTTGCGTATGCCAAGGACATCATCTTCGGCACGATGGGGTCCGGGGGCGGTGGCAAGGAATCGGCCGTGCTCAAGCTCGGGGCTGACAAGCCGACGGAACTGTACCGCCTTGTCATGGGAATTCCCTATGTGCCCACCCCCTTGGTGGTTGGAGACCTCATGTACCTTCTCGGCGACGGTGGCATCTTGAAGTGCGTCAAGCTGGAGACGGGGGAGGAAGTGTACAACGAGCGTGTCATCGGTACCCAAGGCCGCAGCACCAAGTATTTCTCCAGCCCCGTCGCAGCAGACGGCAAAATCTACTGTAGCTCCCAAACCGGAGACGTCGTGGTGGTGAAGGCCGGGCCCCAGTTTGAGATCCTGGCCACCAACAAGCTCGACGGGCCAATCAACGCCACGCCAGCCATCGGGCATGGCCGGGTGTATGTTCGCACCGACACTTCCCTCTGGGCACTCGGGGCCAAGACCGTCGCTGTGCCCTGA
- a CDS encoding DUF6797 domain-containing protein, protein MILKTAFFTTLLASLASVSCAKDKEQEKADAAAKASSQKEKALLTARMASGYGDWVEADFPFFSTVLDARELGEGWPNNNLTPRGIVLNLGGNTWACFDTDLLRMALIWQGEEGKPPMTQNALSTGSYHLAGQKTKDGQEDLVKPIGKPWVANGIYPGWQVGSKADLKDPRSPTNSPEEVGRGPLDNSMGRFLGIELSDPGPVLKYVVGGVELKEWITSRRSGDQTQVERHFYVPAHDQPLTLVAGWGRETRLSASVQGNGSVQHSNQDGINFITLPASQSPVKLLVRNCLGVKMTVPEMTPAGTPDVTFEIPKATRWTEAVTTSGKVDPNTKDAYAIEDIPLPNPNPWKRNVRVADLAFLDDQGNAAAVTMDGDVWLVSGLKGDLKTVTWKRYASGLHEPMSLVVRKGELFVFDRNGIWKLRDTNGDKVADQYEMFCDLFGQTAETREFPNSMKLAPDGSFVISKGGQEGTTYGKHNGTVIRISPDGKSFEILGHGLRQPFIGVHPKTGLVTASDQQGNYVPSTPLQIIRDDQFYGHLPTIAPKEQYPAAIADPLTWIPHPVNASAVTQTWVVDAKMGTLNDEMIHIGYNRPELFRVLMNDRAPKPQAAVVPFTQDLDFSPLNGAVNPADGQLYVTGFQIWGTTAKRISGLARIHYTGGRRVLLTGLVPMDKGVLLRFNEALDPKSATDPASYSVERWNYKRTFDYGSPHLKLDGSPGQEWMVPSSAYLSKDGKSVFVGIPDMKPVMQMRTGWGIKDSEGLEAHNNAYYTPYELTKFEPEKEGFEPLTVDLTPRKAVVVEAAKPTVEEGFKLYQMIGCMACHSTDGSVVGKVGPSWKGLFGSDRMLKDGNKTLADEAYLRESILNPSAKVVKGFEKFDAGMPIYAGILNDSQIESLVLYIKTLK, encoded by the coding sequence ATGATCCTGAAGACTGCATTTTTCACCACTCTGCTCGCCTCACTGGCGTCGGTCTCCTGCGCCAAGGACAAGGAGCAGGAGAAGGCGGATGCCGCCGCCAAGGCCAGTTCGCAGAAGGAAAAAGCCCTGTTGACCGCCCGTATGGCATCTGGCTATGGGGATTGGGTCGAAGCGGACTTCCCGTTCTTTTCCACGGTGCTGGATGCAAGGGAGCTGGGCGAAGGCTGGCCGAATAACAATCTCACACCGCGCGGCATCGTGTTGAACCTCGGCGGCAACACCTGGGCTTGCTTCGATACGGACCTCCTACGCATGGCGCTGATCTGGCAGGGTGAAGAGGGCAAACCGCCGATGACCCAAAACGCCCTGTCCACCGGCTCCTACCATCTGGCAGGCCAGAAAACGAAGGACGGGCAGGAGGATCTGGTCAAGCCCATTGGCAAGCCCTGGGTGGCCAATGGCATCTACCCCGGATGGCAGGTGGGGAGCAAGGCAGACCTTAAGGATCCCCGATCCCCCACGAACTCTCCCGAAGAGGTGGGCCGCGGTCCGCTGGACAACTCAATGGGCCGGTTTCTGGGAATCGAACTGAGCGATCCCGGTCCGGTGTTGAAATACGTCGTAGGGGGCGTGGAGCTGAAGGAGTGGATCACCTCCCGACGCAGCGGTGACCAGACACAAGTGGAACGGCATTTCTATGTGCCAGCACACGATCAACCTTTGACGCTCGTAGCGGGTTGGGGGCGTGAGACCAGGCTCTCTGCCTCGGTGCAGGGAAATGGCAGCGTCCAACACTCGAACCAGGACGGCATCAACTTCATCACGCTGCCCGCAAGCCAGTCCCCGGTAAAGCTGCTCGTCCGCAACTGCTTGGGCGTAAAAATGACTGTGCCGGAGATGACGCCAGCGGGAACGCCTGATGTCACTTTCGAAATCCCAAAGGCAACCAGGTGGACCGAGGCCGTCACCACCTCCGGCAAAGTCGATCCCAACACCAAGGATGCCTATGCCATCGAGGACATCCCGCTTCCCAATCCCAATCCATGGAAGCGCAATGTCCGCGTGGCGGACCTGGCCTTCCTGGACGATCAAGGTAACGCGGCGGCGGTGACGATGGATGGCGATGTGTGGCTGGTCTCTGGCCTCAAGGGCGATCTCAAAACGGTGACCTGGAAGCGCTACGCCTCCGGCCTGCATGAGCCCATGAGCCTGGTCGTGCGCAAGGGCGAGCTTTTTGTCTTCGACCGCAACGGCATCTGGAAACTGCGCGACACGAATGGAGACAAGGTGGCAGACCAGTATGAGATGTTCTGCGATCTCTTCGGCCAGACTGCGGAGACTCGTGAGTTCCCCAACAGCATGAAACTGGCTCCAGATGGCTCCTTTGTGATCAGCAAGGGCGGCCAGGAGGGCACCACCTATGGCAAGCACAACGGGACGGTGATCCGCATCTCGCCGGATGGGAAGTCCTTCGAGATACTGGGCCATGGGCTGCGCCAGCCTTTCATTGGGGTGCATCCGAAGACGGGGCTTGTCACTGCCAGTGACCAACAGGGCAACTATGTGCCCTCCACCCCGCTTCAGATCATCAGGGATGACCAGTTCTATGGTCACCTGCCCACCATCGCTCCCAAGGAGCAGTACCCGGCAGCCATTGCTGATCCCCTGACGTGGATCCCCCACCCGGTCAATGCCAGTGCGGTGACGCAGACTTGGGTGGTAGATGCCAAGATGGGCACGCTGAATGATGAGATGATCCACATCGGCTACAATCGGCCGGAGCTTTTCCGCGTGCTGATGAATGACCGGGCTCCAAAGCCACAGGCCGCGGTGGTCCCCTTCACCCAGGACCTGGACTTCTCACCGCTAAACGGCGCAGTGAATCCGGCGGACGGCCAGCTCTATGTGACAGGCTTCCAGATCTGGGGCACCACCGCCAAGCGAATCAGCGGGCTGGCCCGCATCCATTACACGGGTGGTCGCCGGGTGCTGCTGACGGGCCTCGTGCCCATGGACAAAGGCGTGCTACTCAGGTTCAATGAAGCACTGGATCCGAAGTCGGCCACCGATCCTGCCAGCTACAGCGTGGAGCGTTGGAACTACAAACGCACCTTTGACTACGGGTCCCCCCACCTGAAGCTCGATGGCTCCCCTGGCCAGGAATGGATGGTGCCGAGCAGCGCCTATCTTTCCAAGGACGGTAAATCCGTGTTCGTCGGGATCCCTGACATGAAGCCGGTCATGCAGATGCGCACGGGCTGGGGCATCAAGGACAGTGAGGGTCTGGAGGCGCACAACAACGCCTACTACACCCCCTATGAGCTCACCAAGTTTGAGCCCGAGAAAGAAGGGTTCGAGCCGCTCACGGTGGACCTCACTCCGCGGAAGGCTGTAGTGGTGGAAGCTGCCAAGCCCACGGTGGAGGAAGGCTTCAAACTGTACCAAATGATCGGCTGCATGGCCTGTCACTCGACGGATGGCAGCGTGGTGGGCAAGGTTGGTCCTAGCTGGAAGGGGCTCTTCGGCAGCGACCGGATGCTCAAGGATGGCAACAAAACCCTCGCCGATGAAGCCTATCTCCGTGAGTCTATCCTCAACCCCAGCGCCAAGGTGGTGAAGGGCTTTGAGAAATTCGACGCCGGGATGCCCATTTATGCGGGGATCTTGAACGATTCACAGATCGAATCGCTCGTCCTCTACATCAAGACGCTGAAGTAA